From Cetobacterium somerae ATCC BAA-474, the proteins below share one genomic window:
- a CDS encoding MATE family efflux transporter, with protein sequence MIKSAFLNRSKEIIKLAIPAVGEMILYMLIWVFDTLMVGKHGGQISVSAVGFSSEIMYTFINILIAMGLSISITSIVARCLGAREHKKAEDMADLGVKIGGVIAVLVFLIFFIFSKNILSLAGAKGDVLTLGYRYMRICSIGLFFNMVTNLLNGVFRGCKNTKTPLYGAAILNIVNLSLDYALIFGKFGFPELGVEGAAIATTIGNVCAFLFILSQLKKLPFKISLKGKVNFNYLKELVDLAVPSGLQEGAFSIVRLLSVMMVMKLGSLAFSANQISVTIESISFMPGWGFAISAVSLVGHSIGEKDLKGAREYANTSLLLACIVMGFFSLVFLFFSENLVRLFIKSDEVEVIALGAACLMIGSIQQIPTAIDMVLSGSLKGMGDTKTPFRIVLFCNWCIRLPLMYYFIYLKRMPVTYFWWITSLQWTVEAAIFIKIYRNKFYKNPLKS encoded by the coding sequence ATGATTAAAAGTGCATTTTTAAATCGGTCAAAAGAGATTATAAAATTAGCTATTCCCGCTGTTGGTGAAATGATACTCTATATGTTAATCTGGGTTTTTGACACACTTATGGTTGGAAAGCACGGCGGACAAATCTCTGTTTCTGCTGTTGGTTTTAGTTCTGAAATTATGTATACTTTTATTAATATCTTAATTGCTATGGGATTATCTATATCTATAACATCTATCGTAGCTCGTTGTCTTGGAGCTAGAGAACATAAAAAAGCTGAAGATATGGCTGATTTAGGAGTCAAAATTGGTGGAGTTATTGCTGTTCTTGTCTTTTTAATATTTTTTATTTTTTCAAAAAATATATTAAGTTTAGCAGGAGCTAAAGGGGATGTATTAACTTTAGGTTATAGATATATGAGGATTTGTTCTATTGGACTTTTCTTTAATATGGTTACAAACCTTTTAAATGGTGTTTTCCGTGGATGTAAAAATACTAAAACTCCACTTTATGGAGCTGCTATTTTAAATATTGTGAATCTTTCTCTAGATTATGCACTTATATTTGGAAAATTTGGCTTTCCTGAACTAGGAGTTGAAGGAGCTGCCATTGCTACTACAATTGGAAACGTCTGTGCATTTTTATTTATTTTAAGTCAACTTAAAAAGCTACCATTTAAAATATCTTTAAAAGGTAAAGTTAACTTTAATTACTTAAAAGAACTTGTTGATTTAGCTGTTCCATCTGGACTACAAGAAGGAGCTTTTAGTATTGTAAGACTTTTAAGCGTTATGATGGTTATGAAACTTGGAAGTTTGGCTTTTTCTGCTAATCAAATCTCTGTAACCATTGAAAGTATCTCTTTTATGCCAGGTTGGGGATTTGCTATTTCAGCAGTTTCTTTGGTCGGGCATAGTATAGGAGAAAAAGATTTAAAAGGTGCCAGAGAATATGCTAATACATCCTTACTTCTAGCCTGTATTGTCATGGGATTCTTCTCTTTGGTCTTTCTATTTTTCTCTGAAAACTTAGTAAGATTATTTATAAAAAGTGATGAAGTTGAGGTTATCGCTCTTGGTGCTGCCTGCCTTATGATTGGATCTATTCAACAGATTCCAACAGCTATTGATATGGTTCTTTCAGGTTCCCTTAAAGGAATGGGAGATACTAAAACGCCATTTAGAATAGTTTTATTTTGCAACTGGTGTATAAGATTACCTTTAATGTATTATTTTATCTATCTAAAAAGAATGCCTGTAACATATTTTTGGTGGATTACATCACTTCAGTGGACTGTTGAAGCAGCTATATTTATTAAAATATATCGAAATAAATTTTATAAAAACCCATTAAAGAGTTAG
- the phnE gene encoding phosphonate ABC transporter, permease protein PhnE, with translation MKYTVKMFNKNDIFTLGVISIIYLFIAYRLDFSFLSFLVELPSAVSFITEEMLPVNWKSYNNYMTPLLDTFCVAIVSLIFSSAISFFLGFLCSEKTMHFKPIRNFVKSFATVLRNIPNIIWALMFVPAFGVGITTGIIALTVGNIGDMTRFYYETIDEVDLELLSSLKATGMSHLQVIRFGAIPQAIPGFISWTIYSLESNIRSSAVIGLVGAGGIGMYISNNLSLMKYNTAAMGILLIVVCAIVTEIISNILRKRII, from the coding sequence ATGAAATATACGGTAAAAATGTTTAATAAAAATGATATCTTTACTTTAGGAGTTATCTCTATTATCTATCTTTTTATAGCTTATAGGTTGGATTTTTCTTTTTTATCTTTCTTAGTTGAACTTCCATCTGCAGTTTCATTTATAACTGAGGAGATGCTACCTGTAAATTGGAAAAGTTATAATAACTATATGACACCTCTACTTGATACATTTTGTGTAGCTATAGTTTCATTAATTTTTTCCTCTGCTATCTCATTTTTTCTAGGTTTTCTATGTTCAGAAAAAACTATGCATTTTAAACCAATTAGAAATTTTGTTAAAAGTTTTGCCACAGTTTTAAGAAATATTCCCAATATAATCTGGGCGCTTATGTTTGTTCCCGCTTTTGGTGTTGGTATAACAACTGGGATTATAGCTTTAACTGTTGGGAACATTGGAGATATGACTCGTTTTTATTATGAAACTATAGATGAAGTTGATTTGGAGCTACTAAGTTCTTTAAAAGCTACTGGAATGTCTCATCTTCAAGTTATAAGATTTGGAGCTATTCCTCAAGCTATTCCTGGATTTATCTCTTGGACTATCTACTCTTTAGAAAGTAACATTCGTTCTTCAGCTGTAATAGGCTTAGTTGGTGCTGGAGGAATCGGTATGTATATAAGTAATAACTTAAGTTTAATGAAATACAACACTGCTGCTATGGGGATTCTTTTAATTGTAGTTTGTGCTATTGTAACTGAAATCATCTCTAATATTTTAAGAAAGAGGATTATTTAA
- a CDS encoding NlpC/P60 family protein, with protein MGKRLIKLFTFFILAFSFITSEVHALSFTKPKVVEKIEVDEEILNQKKEYIKSTKITDFYSSWRGTRYRYGGTTKKGVDCSALMQHLYKEQFDVELPRTTLTQVQIGEQVVGNRENWKVGDLIFFKMNSRIKHVGVYIGNNKFVHAGRTTGVTISEYDSYWAKRFWQTRRVI; from the coding sequence ATGGGGAAAAGATTAATAAAATTGTTTACCTTTTTCATACTTGCCTTTAGTTTTATAACATCAGAGGTTCATGCATTAAGTTTTACTAAACCAAAGGTCGTAGAAAAAATTGAAGTGGATGAGGAGATTTTAAATCAGAAAAAAGAATATATAAAAAGTACTAAAATAACTGATTTCTATTCAAGTTGGCGTGGGACTAGATATCGTTATGGAGGAACAACAAAAAAGGGAGTTGATTGCTCAGCACTTATGCAACATCTGTATAAAGAGCAATTTGATGTGGAGCTGCCTAGAACAACACTTACTCAGGTTCAAATTGGAGAGCAAGTTGTTGGAAATAGAGAAAATTGGAAAGTAGGAGATCTTATTTTCTTTAAAATGAATAGTAGAATAAAACACGTTGGTGTATATATAGGAAATAATAAGTTTGTTCATGCAGGAAGAACTACAGGAGTTACAATATCTGAGTATGATAGCTACTGGGCTAAAAGATTCTGGCAAACAAGAAGAGTAATATAG
- a CDS encoding PhnD/SsuA/transferrin family substrate-binding protein → MKTLNRLFTLGLLGTGLFLTGCGKEEVKEKKLVIAFGIDEDLESKVVAKDKFLKDLENAVGMKVEWFEPSSDMALTESLKAKKNRTDVAYTGAMPYFMAATKSQIEPLVSFAKDGKLENWGKFSYFLTRPDTNINEFSEKDLINPKSPYTFAYTKQSSGSTYLWPVNDLITSGIIKDSNDFTIKFKPYETGSTTNTVRALLDKDADIGVISSNSYVKNRKFFTEDNHKIIYKSSVIPDNLWLVQESMPQDLKEKLQNFFLNYNDKFFMENFYGKKNGEQHIKVTKENFKIIGQVMKNLNLTEIKED, encoded by the coding sequence TTGAAAACTTTAAATAGATTGTTTACACTGGGGTTACTTGGTACTGGACTTTTTTTAACAGGGTGTGGAAAAGAGGAGGTAAAAGAGAAAAAACTTGTTATCGCCTTTGGAATTGATGAGGATTTAGAGTCTAAAGTTGTAGCTAAAGATAAATTTTTAAAAGATCTTGAAAATGCCGTTGGGATGAAAGTTGAATGGTTCGAACCATCATCTGATATGGCTTTAACTGAATCTTTAAAAGCTAAAAAAAATAGAACTGATGTAGCTTATACAGGAGCTATGCCATATTTTATGGCTGCTACTAAATCTCAAATTGAACCTTTAGTTTCTTTTGCTAAAGATGGAAAATTAGAAAATTGGGGAAAGTTTTCATATTTTTTAACTAGACCAGATACAAATATAAATGAGTTCAGTGAAAAAGATTTGATAAATCCAAAGAGTCCCTACACTTTTGCTTATACAAAACAATCTTCAGGCTCTACATATTTGTGGCCTGTAAATGATCTTATTACAAGTGGAATAATTAAAGATTCTAATGACTTTACTATTAAGTTTAAACCTTACGAAACTGGTTCTACAACAAATACTGTTAGAGCTCTTTTAGATAAAGATGCAGATATTGGAGTTATCTCATCTAACTCATATGTAAAAAATAGAAAGTTTTTTACAGAGGACAACCACAAAATTATATACAAAAGCTCAGTTATTCCAGATAATCTTTGGTTAGTACAAGAAAGTATGCCACAAGATTTAAAAGAAAAGCTACAAAACTTTTTCTTAAACTACAATGATAAGTTCTTCATGGAAAATTTTTACGGAAAGAAAAATGGAGAGCAACACATTAAAGTTACAAAAGAAAACTTTAAAATAATTGGACAAGTTATGAAAAATCTTAATTTAACAGAGATAAAAGAGGATTAA
- a CDS encoding MBL fold metallo-hydrolase, giving the protein MKTIFLGTGSANGLPDVFCSCEYCNSLRELKGKNIRKRSTFLLGDKILLDFSPDIRTQILENSIDFSKIKGVLLSHTHNDHLDIQELIKIKNPMNIYVNSSSEMWLKEQIKIAIKPKHQKNLQEKIGHLNIIPMSYYTPFTIEDFEIIPIEAKHTGLNSGEHGTNFIIKHENFTRLHASDTGIYSLKTFEFLKNFKFDDIVIECTFLDFQKDNSDHLDIFTLNMVLNRLKDFNCIDSKTPITVTHFGHDPKKTHEEIQKLMKSLDFNISVAYDGLCINNAN; this is encoded by the coding sequence ATGAAAACTATTTTTTTAGGAACAGGGTCTGCAAATGGACTTCCTGATGTATTTTGTTCATGTGAGTATTGTAACTCTTTAAGAGAACTCAAAGGGAAAAATATTCGTAAAAGGTCAACTTTTTTATTGGGGGATAAAATACTATTAGACTTTTCACCTGATATTAGAACTCAGATTTTAGAAAACAGTATAGATTTTAGTAAAATCAAAGGTGTTCTTCTATCTCATACTCACAATGATCATTTGGATATACAAGAGCTTATAAAAATTAAAAATCCTATGAATATATATGTTAATAGTTCATCTGAAATGTGGCTAAAAGAGCAGATTAAAATAGCAATAAAACCTAAGCATCAAAAAAATCTTCAAGAAAAAATAGGTCATCTCAATATAATTCCTATGAGCTACTATACTCCTTTTACTATTGAAGATTTTGAAATTATACCTATTGAAGCTAAACATACAGGTTTAAACAGTGGTGAGCATGGTACAAACTTTATAATAAAACATGAAAATTTTACTAGACTACATGCTTCTGATACTGGTATCTACTCTTTAAAGACATTTGAATTTTTGAAAAACTTTAAATTTGATGATATTGTTATTGAATGTACTTTTTTAGATTTTCAAAAGGATAACTCAGACCATCTTGATATTTTTACACTAAATATGGTTTTGAATAGATTGAAAGATTTTAACTGTATCGATTCTAAAACTCCAATAACTGTTACACACTTTGGTCATGATCCTAAAAAAACTCATGAAGAGATTCAAAAGCTTATGAAATCTTTAGATTTTAATATCTCTGTTGCATATGATGGATTGTGCATTAATAATGCTAATTAA
- the phnE gene encoding phosphonate ABC transporter, permease protein PhnE, translating to MKKNYFGKIKIKDHKNDKFLNKIMLGISILFLLSFFKLNLDFGRVARGLNKLGNILLEFGKPDASVFKFVLIAVWESFEIAFMATLVGVVFSVPLAFLTASNTAPWKPLSLAIKSYISFIRAVPSLIWAVIFVSSVGLGPFSGILGLSVHTVAYLTKAYFQSIEDLGEESILAIKATGASWLNIMKAAILPNIKRVITGWTALRFESNMAQSSIIGVVGAGGIGYIISKFIKSYDFNAAGTALIVLMIISVSVERLGSLLKTYTERG from the coding sequence ATGAAAAAAAACTATTTTGGAAAAATAAAAATAAAAGATCATAAAAATGATAAATTTTTAAATAAAATTATGTTGGGAATCTCAATTTTATTCCTTCTATCTTTTTTTAAGTTAAACTTAGATTTTGGAAGAGTTGCAAGAGGATTAAATAAATTAGGAAATATTCTTTTGGAGTTTGGAAAACCAGATGCCTCTGTTTTTAAGTTTGTTTTAATTGCTGTTTGGGAATCTTTTGAAATAGCTTTTATGGCTACCTTAGTAGGAGTTGTTTTCTCTGTTCCCCTAGCTTTTTTAACAGCTTCTAATACAGCACCTTGGAAACCACTATCTTTAGCTATAAAGTCATATATATCTTTTATTAGAGCAGTACCCTCTTTAATCTGGGCTGTTATATTTGTTTCATCTGTTGGTCTTGGACCTTTTTCAGGAATTCTAGGACTTTCTGTTCATACAGTAGCTTATCTCACTAAGGCTTACTTTCAATCTATTGAGGATTTAGGAGAGGAAAGTATTTTAGCCATTAAAGCTACTGGTGCATCTTGGTTAAATATTATGAAAGCTGCAATACTTCCAAATATAAAAAGAGTTATTACTGGATGGACTGCACTGAGATTTGAATCTAATATGGCACAATCATCTATTATAGGAGTTGTTGGTGCTGGGGGAATAGGTTACATAATCTCAAAATTTATAAAGTCTTATGATTTTAACGCTGCTGGAACTGCTTTAATTGTTTTAATGATTATATCAGTTTCTGTAGAGCGGTTAGGTTCACTACTAAAAACTTATACAGAGAGAGGTTAA
- the phnC gene encoding phosphonate ABC transporter ATP-binding protein, whose translation MNNIITIKDGVKSYNNSFLALNNINLSIKKGEFVAIIGSSGAGKSTLLRSINAMNPLSSGSVIFNGEDICKVSGGKLRKVRREIGMIFQHYNLIERLSVVQNVLHGRLGYMSDFKGFFELYSENDKTKALNILKRLGLEEHCYKKASELSGGQKQRVGISRALAQNPKLILADEPIASLDPKSSEIVMETLKNICLEDNITCIVNLHQVEFAKNYATRIIGMKNGVIVFDNTPENLTEEIINEIYGKNV comes from the coding sequence ATGAATAATATTATAACTATAAAAGATGGAGTTAAAAGCTATAATAATAGCTTTTTAGCTCTTAACAATATAAACTTATCTATAAAAAAAGGGGAGTTTGTAGCTATTATAGGTTCTTCTGGAGCTGGTAAATCTACACTTTTAAGATCTATTAATGCTATGAATCCACTTAGTAGTGGAAGTGTTATCTTTAACGGAGAGGATATTTGTAAAGTTTCTGGTGGAAAACTAAGAAAAGTGAGAAGAGAGATTGGAATGATTTTCCAACATTATAATCTTATTGAAAGGCTATCTGTTGTTCAAAATGTTCTTCATGGAAGACTTGGATATATGTCTGATTTTAAAGGATTCTTTGAACTTTATTCTGAAAATGATAAAACAAAAGCTTTAAATATTCTTAAAAGACTAGGACTTGAAGAACACTGTTATAAAAAAGCTTCTGAACTAAGTGGAGGACAAAAGCAAAGAGTTGGAATCTCTAGAGCTCTTGCACAAAACCCAAAACTAATTTTAGCTGACGAACCAATTGCAAGTTTAGATCCAAAATCTTCTGAAATTGTTATGGAAACATTGAAAAATATCTGTCTTGAAGATAATATAACTTGTATTGTAAATCTTCATCAAGTTGAGTTTGCTAAAAATTATGCCACTAGAATTATTGGAATGAAAAATGGAGTTATAGTATTTGACAATACTCCTGAAAATTTAACAGAGGAGATTATCAATGAAATATACGGTAAAAATGTTTAA
- a CDS encoding autotransporter outer membrane beta-barrel domain-containing protein encodes MKKFNLLLLALTLQTSNTFAQEQSGLIFWSDYNYFKDNTRPMSQIDNSYFKLSTKVITLPPVTPPKIPVLPPNPSSPKHDNTPDIDNPTSSGSATASPKNGYIFYNKLYYPGKNLYTDKLPLKGDLTITTNNAVGMGSILSGYTLYNKNTLTVNNNPGNTTTTGMQASGGGTVINEGNININGLYGNGINVISDGLGINNGKINLNSYYATGLEVYGKTKGINNGIISGNGYEGAQIFGEGEFTNSTTGIIDITHGNVGICVDGKGLAINDGVIKTYNTNFGMFSSYGTIINNGTITMNDTAKNPNNVASSGMGVSEGGKAINNGTINITGRSYSGMSGGKNTVLKNFGLININPPAPKDIYVDGSYAFQLSHSAVGTNGPSGVVNLNKNGILLNGKGTLHNWGKIIKPTTNTLPLIYDGGNLVMEKGGSIVTNTSTPTIKTMYLGKSYIGNNYNLISKVTLNDTLTKSAKEIKSNLYGYKLILHGNEAVFSKLSFSLLTDDPLGNYLQDIYYDSKNTSKDRLFDIILSSKNGNSFQNYLNEIFGREYFPSLIYQTRDAIEFGNNNILSHLTETPKILSKERYIFGYSFEKVNKSGYDNIAGYNQELNSLFIGKNYPLLSSLSSGWIFNYTRLNDKFKDDYGKREDNLFQGTGYLNYNKNNFNGLGALFLGYSRGDLDRNIQFDYSQYNDTLTSIKTVNFNETLNSKIKTFYVGGMGKISKLFNWNSFYLEPIGKFQSMGLFQRDINEHNGTYNLELDKLNGFLNTFYVGGEMGKDFAVKNYGIKLSLVGYLKQDLNDIDKNMKFKVQTLGNETGAINIDNKNRFSQEIGINVKVGELQTGLSIYTSYLYEFSKDNSWKIGAGISYIL; translated from the coding sequence ATGAAAAAATTTAATCTCTTACTACTTGCATTAACTTTACAGACATCTAACACCTTTGCCCAAGAGCAGAGTGGCCTCATCTTTTGGTCAGATTATAATTACTTTAAGGACAATACTCGACCTATGAGTCAAATCGATAATTCCTATTTCAAGTTGTCAACTAAAGTTATTACACTTCCCCCTGTTACCCCGCCTAAAATCCCAGTTTTACCCCCAAATCCTAGCTCTCCAAAACATGATAATACCCCAGATATTGATAATCCTACATCTTCTGGTTCTGCTACAGCCTCACCTAAAAATGGATACATCTTCTATAACAAACTCTACTATCCAGGAAAAAATTTATACACAGACAAACTACCTTTAAAAGGAGACCTTACTATTACCACTAACAATGCTGTGGGAATGGGTAGTATTCTTAGTGGCTACACTCTTTATAATAAAAATACTTTAACTGTTAATAATAATCCTGGGAATACAACTACTACAGGAATGCAAGCTTCTGGTGGTGGGACTGTTATAAACGAAGGGAATATCAACATAAATGGACTTTATGGAAATGGAATAAATGTTATAAGTGATGGTTTAGGAATTAATAATGGAAAAATTAATCTTAACTCTTATTATGCTACAGGTCTTGAAGTCTATGGTAAAACAAAAGGAATCAATAACGGAATTATATCTGGAAATGGATATGAGGGTGCTCAAATATTCGGTGAAGGAGAATTTACAAATTCAACCACTGGTATCATAGATATAACTCATGGAAATGTGGGAATTTGTGTAGATGGTAAAGGTCTTGCAATAAACGATGGAGTTATAAAAACTTATAATACTAATTTTGGTATGTTTTCTTCATACGGAACTATAATCAATAATGGAACTATTACCATGAATGATACAGCAAAGAATCCAAATAATGTTGCTTCAAGTGGTATGGGAGTTTCAGAAGGTGGAAAAGCTATAAATAATGGAACTATCAATATAACTGGTAGAAGTTATTCTGGTATGAGTGGAGGAAAGAATACTGTTTTAAAAAATTTCGGTCTTATTAATATTAACCCCCCTGCTCCTAAAGACATATATGTTGACGGTAGTTATGCCTTTCAGCTTTCTCATTCAGCTGTGGGAACAAACGGACCTAGTGGTGTAGTTAATTTAAATAAGAATGGTATTTTATTAAATGGAAAAGGGACTCTTCATAACTGGGGTAAAATTATTAAACCAACTACAAATACTTTACCTCTTATATACGATGGGGGAAATCTTGTAATGGAAAAAGGAGGGTCTATTGTAACTAATACCTCTACTCCTACTATTAAAACTATGTATTTAGGAAAAAGTTATATTGGAAATAATTATAATCTTATTAGTAAGGTTACCTTAAATGACACTCTTACAAAATCTGCTAAAGAGATAAAAAGTAATCTTTATGGATATAAATTAATTCTTCACGGGAATGAAGCTGTTTTTAGTAAACTTAGCTTTTCTCTTCTTACAGATGATCCTTTAGGTAATTATTTACAAGACATCTATTATGATTCTAAAAATACATCTAAAGACAGATTGTTTGATATAATTCTATCTTCTAAAAATGGGAATTCTTTTCAAAATTATTTAAATGAAATTTTTGGTCGAGAATATTTTCCATCTCTTATTTATCAGACAAGAGATGCTATTGAATTTGGAAACAACAATATCTTATCTCACTTAACTGAAACTCCAAAAATTTTATCTAAAGAAAGATATATTTTTGGATACTCTTTTGAAAAAGTTAATAAGAGTGGTTATGACAATATTGCTGGATACAATCAAGAGCTAAATAGTCTTTTCATTGGAAAAAACTACCCTTTACTATCCTCTCTTAGTAGTGGTTGGATTTTCAACTATACTAGATTAAATGATAAATTTAAAGATGACTATGGAAAAAGAGAGGACAATCTATTTCAAGGAACTGGTTACTTAAACTATAATAAAAATAATTTCAATGGACTTGGAGCTTTATTCCTTGGATATTCTAGAGGTGATTTAGATAGAAATATACAATTTGATTACTCTCAATATAATGATACTTTAACATCTATTAAAACTGTGAATTTCAATGAAACTCTAAACTCAAAAATAAAAACTTTCTATGTTGGTGGAATGGGAAAAATCTCAAAACTATTCAATTGGAACTCATTCTATTTAGAACCAATTGGAAAATTTCAATCAATGGGATTATTTCAAAGAGATATTAATGAACACAATGGAACATATAATCTTGAGTTAGATAAATTAAATGGCTTCTTAAATACTTTCTACGTTGGTGGAGAGATGGGAAAAGATTTTGCTGTTAAAAATTATGGAATTAAACTTTCTTTAGTTGGATATCTAAAACAAGATTTAAATGATATTGATAAAAATATGAAATTTAAAGTACAAACTTTGGGAAATGAAACTGGTGCTATTAATATAGACAATAAAAATAGATTTTCTCAAGAAATTGGAATTAATGTTAAAGTTGGGGAACTTCAAACAGGACTTTCTATATATACAAGTTATTTATACGAATTTTCTAAAGATAACTCTTGGAAAATTGGAGCTGGAATAAGTTATATTTTATAA
- a CDS encoding histidine-type phosphatase — MNTIKFLAIFTTLSASIFSADFNYLGTKQPYSVKEISTAPTPNGYKPFFVNHLGRHGSRHLSSPKYDVSLYELLSIAEKENAITPEGLKLKNSIAQLMEIEKGNYGLLTEVGVKEQKEIAKRFYENNKEIFGKDIIASSTYVERAQQSRDAFLEELGQYTPNINFKVSTNNKKDILLRFFDLSPEYEEFSENGSWKKELNTYSKSKNFNNEVLNQLFSKDFVKKLESGEFKLKDSKGKVVLKNPTDAVRNLYDLYIIQANIGKNLGFGEFFSEEQLKWYEEVDNLSDFYEKGPGKNGEDIATNIALPLLENFIVTSDEAIKNQNISANLRFAHAETTIPFITLLDINGYSAKEDNMEKVYERWLGRDISGMSTNIQWIFYKNDKNDVLVKILHNEKDAELPIATTMKPYYKWDDVKNFYTNKLK, encoded by the coding sequence GTGAATACCATTAAATTTTTAGCAATTTTTACAACTTTAAGTGCTTCAATTTTTTCAGCAGATTTTAACTACTTAGGTACTAAACAACCATACAGTGTTAAAGAGATTTCTACTGCTCCTACACCTAATGGGTATAAACCATTCTTTGTAAATCATTTAGGAAGACATGGTTCTAGACATCTATCTTCACCTAAGTATGATGTATCTTTATACGAGTTATTATCTATTGCAGAAAAAGAAAACGCTATTACTCCTGAGGGATTAAAGTTAAAAAACTCTATAGCACAACTTATGGAGATTGAAAAAGGAAACTATGGTCTTTTAACTGAGGTTGGTGTTAAAGAGCAAAAAGAGATTGCTAAAAGATTCTATGAGAACAATAAAGAGATTTTTGGAAAAGATATTATAGCTTCATCAACTTATGTTGAAAGAGCTCAGCAGAGTAGAGATGCTTTTTTAGAAGAACTTGGACAGTACACTCCAAATATAAACTTTAAAGTTTCAACAAACAATAAAAAAGATATACTTTTAAGATTCTTTGATCTCTCTCCAGAGTATGAGGAGTTTTCTGAAAATGGTTCTTGGAAAAAAGAGTTAAATACATACTCTAAAAGTAAAAACTTTAACAACGAAGTTTTAAATCAGCTTTTTTCTAAAGATTTTGTTAAAAAATTAGAAAGTGGTGAGTTTAAACTAAAAGATAGTAAGGGCAAAGTTGTTTTAAAAAATCCAACTGATGCTGTTAGGAATCTTTATGATCTATATATTATCCAAGCTAATATTGGAAAAAACTTAGGCTTTGGAGAGTTTTTTAGTGAAGAACAGTTAAAGTGGTACGAAGAGGTTGATAATCTAAGTGATTTCTATGAAAAAGGTCCTGGGAAAAATGGAGAGGATATTGCTACAAATATCGCTTTACCTCTTTTAGAGAATTTTATAGTTACAAGTGATGAAGCTATAAAAAATCAAAACATCTCAGCTAACCTAAGATTTGCCCATGCTGAAACTACTATTCCATTTATAACTTTACTAGATATCAATGGCTACTCAGCAAAAGAGGATAATATGGAAAAAGTTTATGAGAGATGGTTAGGAAGAGATATATCTGGTATGTCTACAAATATTCAATGGATATTCTATAAAAATGATAAAAATGATGTTTTAGTTAAAATTTTACACAATGAAAAGGATGCTGAGCTACCAATAGCAACTACTATGAAACCATATTATAAATGGGATGATGTTAAGAACTTCTACACTAATAAATTAAAATAA